The proteins below come from a single Chelmon rostratus isolate fCheRos1 chromosome 10, fCheRos1.pri, whole genome shotgun sequence genomic window:
- the g0s2 gene encoding G0/G1 switch protein 2 yields the protein METIGEIIPFAKEMLNQRPNRGMLKIYMLGSTLAMLGVVGGLVETVLLPFVEQETVEDTLAELMEERKKEKKQVLTAHTTLIQPDVVDVLETVAIEVKAKHLVTAGQRSSANRLHAS from the coding sequence ATGGAAACCATTGGCGAGATCATCCCATTTGCTAAGGAGATGCTAAACCAGAGGCCCAACCGGGGCATGCTGAAGATCTACATGCTCGGCTCCACTCTGGCGATGCTCGGAGTGGTCGGTGGACTGGTGGAAACAGTTCTTCTGCCGTTTGTGGAGCAGGAGACTGTTGAAGACACACTGgcagagctgatggaggagaggaagaaggagaagaagcaggTGTTGACGGCACACACCACCTTGATTCAGCCTGACGTTGTGGACGTGCTGGAGACGGTAGCGATCGAGGTCAAGGCCAAACATCTGGTGACAGCTGGACAGAGAAGCTCAGCCAACCGCTTACATGCGTCTTAA
- the taf8 gene encoding transcription initiation factor TFIID subunit 8 translates to MADPAVASGGSLNAGGRGSGLKAASSPAENYHLARRRTLQVVVSALLTESGFESAEKAAVETLTEMMQSYITEIGRCAKAYCEHTARSVPTLSDTVVALIEMGFNVDTLPVYAKRSQRMVITAPPVTNPPLTPKALSAGQKRTHPAHIPSHFPEFPDPHTYIKTPTFREPVSDYQVVREKAASQRRDVERALTRFMAKTGETQSLFKDDITAFPLIAARPSTIPYLSALLPSELELQTLEETDSSEQDDQTDSENTTGNIITDDPGNDKENSMLPPSGVVPSAKANEDNMIDNPYLRPVKKPKVRRKK, encoded by the exons ATGGCAGATCCTGCGGTGGCATCAGGAGGCTCGCTGAATGCAGGAGGG CGCGGAAGCGGTTTGAAAGCAGCTTCCAGCCCGGCAGAGAACTACCACCTGGCCCGGCGGCGCACCCTGCAGGTCGTTGTCAGTGCCCTCCTCACAGAGAGCGGCTTCGAGAGTGCAGAGAAGGCAGCGGTGGAGACTCTCACTGAGATGATGCAGAGCT aTATAACTGAAATAGGTCGGTGTGCTAAAGCTTATTGTGAGCACACAGCCAGAAGCGTCCCAACGCTGTCGGATACAGTGGTCGCTCTCATTGAAATGG GTTTCAATGTCGACACCCTGCCTGTGTATGCCAAGAGATCACAGAGGATGGTCATAACGGCCC CTCCAGTGACGAACCCCCCCCTGACTCCCAAAGCACTGTCAGCCGGACAGAAACGCACACATCCGGCTCACATCCCCAGCCACTTCCCAGAGTTCCCTGACCCCCACACCTACATCAAAACACCT ACGTTCAGAGAGCCTGTGTCAGACTACCAAGTGGTGAGAGAGAAGGCAGCCAGTCAGAGGAGAGACGTGGAGCGAGCGCTCACACGGTTCATGGCCAAGACCGGAGAGACTCAGAGCCTCTTCAAAGACGACATTACGGCCTTCCCAT TGATCGCAGCGCGACCGAGCACCATCCCGTATCTCAGCGCCCTCCTGCCTTCAGAGCTGGAACTGCAGACCCTGGAGGAGACAGACTCCTCGGAGCAGGACGaccagacagacagcgagaACACGACAGGAAACATCATCACT GATGATCCAGGAAATGACAAGGAGAACTCCATGCTTCCTCCCAGCGGCGTCGTTCCCTCCGCCAAGGCCAACGAGGACAACATGATCGACAACCCGTACCTCCGGCCGGTCAAGAAACCCaaagtgaggaggaagaaatga